The genomic window CACCAAATGGCTCTTTATACTTCATACCTTCACCCCGTTAGATGGTTGGGCTTAGTGTATTTTAACCTTTCCCTCTTGTATCACCAAGAGTGAAAACTAAACGATGGACTGGAGGAGGAAAGCAATTCCTATGGCTACTGCCCAGTAACCGGGATTCCACCTCAAGACCTTATACCCATCCAAAGGCGGAATTGGTAGAAGGTTAAAGAATGCCAGCCGGAAGTTTATGAGGGCAGTGTAGTATAGAGATGCCCAGAGGATATAGGACACCTTTACAAAGCTCAGCAGGACGAGTGCAATAATCCGTTCTGCCTACCCGTAAAGTGTGTGTAGAGTGTTAATTTCGTAACGGGTGGGCTTCCCTCCTCCCGTCTTCATTGGAGGGCTTTCGGGGGGAACGGGAACTCCCCACATCTTCAGGGCTTTCAAGCGAATATTCCACGAGCCAACCACATCCCTATCAGCCTCAAAACCACACTCGCATTTTAAAACCCTGTGCCCATTCGGGACTAGCTTCCCCCCACATATCGGGCATAGGGAGGAAGTATGAGCAGGATTAACAAAAACGACACTCACCCCTTTTAACTTGGCTTTATACTCAATAATGGATTGAAGCTTCCTAAAACTCCACCTGTGCAAGCGACCGTTCATTTCAGCCGAATACCTTATTGTGTTCCTGATTTCCGTTAAGTCTTCAAGAGCAATACCACCATACTTTTCCGCCAGTTCAACAATCTTATTGGCTAATTTGTGATATAAATCATTTATCCTGTTTCTCTCCCTCATCCCATATTTTTCCAAAATCCATTTTCTCTTTTTACCAGTTTTTATCTTCTTCTGGATTCTCCTTCTCTTTAGGAAGTAGCCCGTTCTAATCTCCCTCTCGTGGGTGATGATCTGGATAAAGTTCCCATCTGGAAGGCTGAGGGTTACATTATTCTCGTTCAAGTCCACGCCGACAATGACTTTCGGCTCTCTAACTTCAACCTCTCTTGAGAACACCACGTGGAGGAAAATTCCCATCTGGTTTTTAACAAGCCAGGCTTGCCCTATTTTCCACTCCCTAAACTTCTCGTGGTATTTTGCAGGGTAAAACTCTAGTTTCAGCCTTCCACTTGGAGTTGAGAGCTTGACAAATCCACCGTCAAGGTCGAGCTTGAACAGGTGGTCGTCCAGCATTATGACTTTTTTCTTGAAGGTTGGTTTTCCATTAGCTTTTCCTTTTCTCTTCCTCTTCCTGTAACTCTTGTAGATTGAGGTGGCCATTTGACAGGCCGTGTAAATGTAGTGGCTTGGGAGTTCTGGATGTTCTCTCCGGAGGGTCTTGTAGGTTTCTTTCTTCAACCTGTAGAAGCTTGTAATGTTGTTTTCAAAAGTGTGGGTGAGTAAAAAGTTCACGATTTCTTGGTAAAGGGTGAAGAGGTCTTCTAACCCTTCGGGTTCTGTTTTGAGTTTGAATTTTGCCGTGAGTTTAATCGTCTCTGAGGGCATTCTTTACCGCCTCGACAAGGCGTTTTTTCTTGTGAGAACGGGCACCATAGAGTTTTCCAGCAAAAGAGGTTACGATGGCTAACAAGTCCTCAACAAGTTCCTTTTCCGGTGTCTTCTCTTCATCATCAAAGATTACTTCAATCTCAACCCCGTGTGAGTTGAAATACTGCTCAAGGTATTTGAATCCAAAGCGGGTGAGCCTGTCTTTGTACGTTATAACGACTTTTGTTATTTCCCCACTTTCAACGAGTTTGAAGAGCTGTTTTAACCCCTTCCTGTTCTCGTTTAGTCCTGAAGAAATGTCTGTGATGATTTTTGCAACTTGGTAGCCTTTTGATGCGCAGTAGTTTTTGAGGTATTCGACTTGTCTCTCAAGGTCTTGTTTTTGGTCTCGGCTTGATACTCTGGCGTAAATTACAACCTTGTCGGGGGTTTTGCCTTCGAGGAGTCTTTTAATCTCGCTTTCCGGGATGCGGTATTCTTTTCCAACCCTGTATGCTTTAATCTCTTCCGTCTTGATTTTCCTGATTAATGTTGGCTTGCTAATGCCAAGGAGCTGTGCCGCTTTTCCCGTCCTATAAAGCTTCATACTGCACACCCTTATTACAAACAATGACACAAAAATATATAAACTTTACGATTTTAACCATTTAGAAAACAGCCCACTAAAATGTTTGTTGCTGGTCCTGCGATGCTTATTTTTCCATGAACCTCCCTATCTTCCCAGCCAGTATAGAGAGAGTAGACCTGAACTGCCCCCACAGCGGCAAATATAAACCTAAAGCCCAGGAGCTTGTTTAATATTCCCATCAAAAGAGCGAGCATTATTCCCGTGTCCCACCTTCTATAAATTGCGTAGTAACCATACCTTCTGGCAACCTGTCGGTGGGCAATCTCGTGGAACACAAACGCCGTAAATATTCCCAGAACAACATAGGGGATTAATCTAAGCTCAAAACCCGAAAAAACGAGGGTAAGAACAATGAAAGATATGGCCAGGTCTTCGAGCTCCTGTTTTCTAAGTCCCAGCGCCATTGCTCATCTACCTCTAATCTCAATCTTCTTGCCAAGCACAAGTTCTGCTGCCTTTACAGCGCTCCCTCCACTCCCTACAGCTATTTTTACCCGATCTTTAGGGACGTAGACGATTAATTTGTCTCCTTCGTACTCGATATCGAGAATTTCAACCTTAAGCATGCGCTTCAGTTCTTCCCTCATTTCCAACCCCCGAAGAAATGTGAAAAGAGGGAATATAAAGTTTAGGGAAGTTAGGACTTCTAGGGCAACATATTCAATGGAGTCAGAACGTTAGAAATAGGAAAAGATAGATATTTTTGGACGACTTAGGGTCAAGTTTACAGTTCCCGAGACTTCATATGTATGGACAGTAGACCCAGTTGTCGTTATTTTCATTGTCCAACACTGAGTAAACATATTGAAGTGAGTGTTGTAACAGATACTTTGGCGTTATATACCTCCGCATGATGTTTGGACATGCCTTTGTGCCTTTGATGATTGGGCTTGCAGTTGCCATGGGATACGACAGGGTTGTGGGTATCTCGATATCCCTCCTTGGCGCTGCTTAATAGGCGTAGGAATGTTTTTTGTGCAGACTTTAGTTGACTTCCTTATCTGCTCAGGGAGCGGGCAAGCAGTGGCTACGATGCCTATAATGGTTCCACTGGCTGATGTGGTTGGTATCACAAGACAAGTTGCAGTACTTGCATTCCAGTTCGGTGATGGAATAACTAACATCATCTATCCAACGTGTGGAGTCGTTATTAACGGACATTATGATGTAGTTCCCGCAGGTGAAGGCTGGCAGTTTGGCCCGTTCTCAGAGAAAATCATAGACGGGAAGTTATACGGCAGGGGAGCAAGCGATATGAAGGGAGGCATTGCGAGCATTATTGGTACGTTGAGGATTCTCAGCGAGTTTGAAGACAGCTTGGATGTTGGAGTTAATGTGTCGTTAGTTCCAGATGAGGAAATATCTCTTGAAGGAAAACCTTGTTACGGCGGATTATGCAATAATTACCGAACCAACATCGCTGAAAAGCATAGACATCGGATGTAAAGGTGGCTTATGGTTACAGGTGAAAGTTAAAGACAGAGCGGCCCATGCATTAGACTCTGACTTGGAGAAAACGCATTCGAGAAGGGAATACTGCTTGCTAGCCCAGTCTCTTTAATGAATTTTATTCTCTATTTCTGAAAACCAAAAGTTAAAAGCAATAGAGCTAGGGGATTATGGAGCTAATCAAAGTCCCATATCGTTCTTCCTTTGTAGAACATCATAACATAACCGCAGTTTTCACATATCACTATCTTTACCTTATGTGCCGTAAAACCCCACTTGCTGTCCAGCTTTCCTTCTTCAACCTTAAAGCTTGTTCCCCCACAGAGGGGACATTTTAAGTGCTGTCTTTCCATAACATCACCCAATGTGGTTCTACTTCATTGTATAAAAGTCCTTCTATTCTTTGTAAGAATTCAAAAGCTTTTCTATGCCCTTTTTGTGTCCAAGACCCACCACTGCTACTACTTTTGGCTTTTTGACTCCTCTCCTCTTGAGCTCATCAACAATTGCCTTCAGGTTCTTTGCCATTATCTCGTTTCTTTCCTCCACGAGAACCCTAAAAATGTAGGGATAGCGGATTCTAAAGCGATGCATCATCACCTTATAGCTCTCCATTATATCCTCTTGGCTTTCTGCTCCGGGTGCAATTGGGAGAAAAACAAGAGAACTCTCGAGCAGGAGGAGTATCTTCTCTCTCAAAGGTGCTCTGAGAAGCTTTCCCATAATACTTTGGATGTCTTCGTCGATTAAATACAGTGGAACTCCGAGGAGATATGCCGTCTGAATTGCCTCTATCATTTCTCCTCCGGGCTTCATGCCGAATTCTTCTCCAATCTTTTCCTCAACTTTCATGAGGAT from Thermococcus bergensis includes these protein-coding regions:
- a CDS encoding TraB domain-containing protein, whose product is MSYLRYVKIIGTMHVSPKSRRDVREFILREKPDAIAIELDRQRFYALQSPKRLTFQEAVKLGKKAILGYILMKVEEKIGEEFGMKPGGEMIEAIQTAYLLGVPLYLIDEDIQSIMGKLLRAPLREKILLLLESSLVFLPIAPGAESQEDIMESYKVMMHRFRIRYPYIFRVLVEERNEIMAKNLKAIVDELKRRGVKKPKVVAVVGLGHKKGIEKLLNSYKE
- a CDS encoding RNA-guided endonuclease InsQ/TnpB family protein, giving the protein MPSETIKLTAKFKLKTEPEGLEDLFTLYQEIVNFLLTHTFENNITSFYRLKKETYKTLRREHPELPSHYIYTACQMATSIYKSYRKRKRKGKANGKPTFKKKVIMLDDHLFKLDLDGGFVKLSTPSGRLKLEFYPAKYHEKFREWKIGQAWLVKNQMGIFLHVVFSREVEVREPKVIVGVDLNENNVTLSLPDGNFIQIITHEREIRTGYFLKRRRIQKKIKTGKKRKWILEKYGMRERNRINDLYHKLANKIVELAEKYGGIALEDLTEIRNTIRYSAEMNGRLHRWSFRKLQSIIEYKAKLKGVSVVFVNPAHTSSLCPICGGKLVPNGHRVLKCECGFEADRDVVGSWNIRLKALKMWGVPVPPESPPMKTGGGKPTRYEINTLHTLYG
- a CDS encoding site-2 protease family protein; the protein is MSYILWASLYYTALINFRLAFFNLLPIPPLDGYKVLRWNPGYWAVAIGIAFLLQSIV
- a CDS encoding zinc ribbon domain-containing protein — protein: MERQHLKCPLCGGTSFKVEEGKLDSKWGFTAHKVKIVICENCGYVMMFYKGRTIWDFD
- a CDS encoding M20/M25/M40 family metallo-hydrolase, which codes for MFFVQTLVDFLICSGSGQAVATMPIMVPLADVVGITRQVAVLAFQFGDGITNIIYPTCGVVINGHYDVVPAGEGWQFGPFSEKIIDGKLYGRGASDMKGGIASIIGTLRILSEFEDSLDVGVNVSLVPDEEISLEGKPCYGGLCNNYRTNIAEKHRHRM
- a CDS encoding zinc metalloprotease; its protein translation is MALGLRKQELEDLAISFIVLTLVFSGFELRLIPYVVLGIFTAFVFHEIAHRQVARRYGYYAIYRRWDTGIMLALLMGILNKLLGFRFIFAAVGAVQVYSLYTGWEDREVHGKISIAGPATNILVGCFLNG
- a CDS encoding IS607 family transposase — its product is MKLYRTGKAAQLLGISKPTLIRKIKTEEIKAYRVGKEYRIPESEIKRLLEGKTPDKVVIYARVSSRDQKQDLERQVEYLKNYCASKGYQVAKIITDISSGLNENRKGLKQLFKLVESGEITKVVITYKDRLTRFGFKYLEQYFNSHGVEIEVIFDDEEKTPEKELVEDLLAIVTSFAGKLYGARSHKKKRLVEAVKNALRDD
- a CDS encoding KH domain-containing protein; the encoded protein is MREELKRMLKVEILDIEYEGDKLIVYVPKDRVKIAVGSGGSAVKAAELVLGKKIEIRGR